CCCGTATCCAGGATCTTCCCCGGAAGAAATCGAAAAACAAGTAACGCGGCCGGCAGAAGAGGTACTTGCCACGATCAGCGGACTCAAACAAATGAGTTCAACGTCGCACGAAAACGGCGCTGACATTTTCCTGTCTTTTGATTGGGGTGAAGAAACCACAATACGCGCGCTTGAAGTCCGGGAAAAACTAGACGGTATTCGTAAGCAATGGCCCAGTGACCTCGAACGGTATTACACGTTCCAGTTTTCTACCTCAGACATGCCCATCCTGACGTTGCGTATTTCGTCTGAGCGCGACTTATCGGGTTCGTTTGAAATGCTCAACCGCAAAATCAAACGAAAACTTGAGCGGCTGGACGGGGTGTCGCAGGTCGAGCTTTACGGGGTGTATCCCAAAGAAGTGCGTATTGAGTTGGTTGCTGACCGGGTTTCGGCGCATAAAGTCAACCTTGTCGAGCTATCGAGCAGGCTTCGCGCCAGTGACTTTTCGCTTACTGCGGGAAAAATCAACGACAGCAACAAGCGCTTCATGGTCCGCCCCATGGGTGAGCTCAAAAGTATAGATGAGGTAGCAAATCTTACCATTAACGACCGTGGATTGCGGTTGCGCGATATTGCAGAGGTATCGTTCGAGGAGCCAAAACGCGAAGAAGGCCGGCACCTGGATGGCAGTTATGCCATTGGCATGAATATTACAAAGGAATCTGAAGCCAACACGGTTGCAACAGCAAAGCGCGTAGTTGATGAAGTTGAAAAGCTAAAATCAGATCCAGAGTTGGAAGGCGTCAGTATTTACTACATGGACAATTCCGCAGAAGGCATTGTGTCGTCGCTCGATAACTTGCTCATGTCGGGGCTCTTGGGCGCCTTGTTTGCCCTCATTGTCCTTTTCTTCTTCCTTCGCAGGATGTCCACTACCCTTATTGTGACACTTGCAGTCCCAATTTCGATTGTAATCACCCTCGGCGGTATTTACTTCCTCGGCCTTTCGCTGAATATCCTGTCGATGATGGGACTCATGCTAGCGGTAGGTATGCTGGTCGACAACGCGGTTGTGGTTACGGAAAGCATCCACAGGCATCAGCTTGATGACCCGGAAAACACGGTAAAAGCGACGGTTCGAGGCGTTAAAGAAGTCAGTATTGCGGTAACAGCCGGCACCATCACAACAGGCATTGTGTTTTTACCCTTTATCGTGAGCCCGGCAGATGATGTGACGCTGTTCCTCAAACACGTGTCGATCTCTATTTGTATTGCGTTGGGCATTTCGCTGATTATTTCGCAGACCATCGTGCCCCTGTTGATGGCGCGCCTGAAGCCGAAACCCAAGAAAAACAAAGTCACAATTGTCGATAAAACTGTGGTCTATTATGACCGCCTGCTTGCCTGGCTGATCAATCGTCGGTGGATTTCAGTGAGCTTGATGCTGCTCATTCTCTTTAGCGTAGCCATCCCCATTAATTTTGTAAATTCAGATTTCTTCCCTGACAATGAAGGGACAGAACGCCAGATCAGACTTTTTTATCATATCAATGGCTCTTATACCATTGAGCGGATTGAGGAAGAAGTTGACAAAGTTGAGGCGTACCTGTTTGAAAACAAAGATGATTTTGAAATAGAATCGGTTTACAGCTACTGGCGCGCCGGCTTCGCGTCATCTACAATTATGCTGAAAGACGGTGATTCTGCTGAGAAATCAGTACAGCTCATACAGGAAGAAATCCGAGAGGATCTTCCCAAAATGGCCATTGCCAATCCTTCGTTCAGCTGGCAATCTAACAATCCTGAAGAAGGCCTGCGGGTTATTCTTTCGGGCGAATCCAGTGAACGGCTGGAAGAGCTATCGCATGAGGTAGCCGGTGTCCTGTCACGTGTTGATGGGTTTATTGACGTCCGATCAGAAGCAGAAAGCGGCGAAGAAGAAGTTCAGGTGGTTGTCGACCGCGAACGCGCCCGACAGTACGGCTTCTCAACCCAGCAGATTGCGAGTACCGTATCAACAGCCATGCGCGGCTTCAACCTGCGCCGGTTCAGAACACCAGATGGCGAAGTAGACATGCGGCTTGCCTTCCAGGATGCGGATCAGGCATCAGTAAACAACCTCCGCAACCTCTCAATTCAACGGCCGGATGGCGATCCCCTCAAGCTTGCCGCCCTTGCTGATTTCAGGACTACCCGTGGCCCCCGTTCCATCCAGCGTGAAAATCGCATTACCATGATGGGCGTTAAAATTGGCCTGGATGGTATTTCAAAAGAAGATGGTACGGAACGCCTCAACCAGGTACTCGAAAACTACGATCTGCCGGCCGGCTATCAATGGGGCTTCAGTCAGCGCCGCAACGATGAAGAGAACTCGCAGCAGTTGATGATGATCAACATTCTGATGGCACTCGTGCTGATCTACTTTGTGATGGCTGCCCTCTTTGAATCGCTGATTCATCCAGCCGGCATCTGGAGCTCTATCATTTTTGCGATTGTCGGTGTCTATTGGTTCTTCCTTATAACCGGCACAACCATGCAGATCATGGCATGGATCGGTGTGCTAATCCTGATAGGGGTGGTGGTGAACAATGGCATTGTGCTCATAGACCATATAAACTTCCTGCGAGAATCAGGCTTACCGCGCAAACAGGCCATCCTCCAGGCAGGTCACGATCGCTTCCGCCCTATTGTCATGACGGCTGCGACTACCGTACTCGGCCTGATCCCGCTTTGCATTGGCAACACCCAGATTGGCGGGGATGGGCCTCCTTACTTCCCGATGGCGCGTGCTATTGTTGGCGGATTAACTTTCTCCACAGTTGTAACTTTGGTGATCCTTCCTACGATTTATATTCTACTGGATGATTTGCGTAACTGGAGCCGGCGAACCATCCACGATGCTAAATCGTAAAGGTGTGCCGGCTGCACACGTTGCACTTGGCTTACCTGCTGATGAAAGAAACTGTACCCTCTACCACAACGCACCTTACAGAAGATCCTGAAACGGCAGCTGCTTTTGTCAAACGGGGTGAGGTTGTAGCGTTTCCCACGGAGACCGTTTACGGACTCGGTGGTGCATACAACAACCCGAACGCCATTGCATCAATTTTTGCCGCCAAGTCCAGGCCGGCAGACAACCCTCTGATTGTGCACATTGCTGCACTGCATCAGCTCGACGACCTCGTCAAAACCATCCCACCGGGAGCAAATCAGCTCATTGAAGCATTTTTCCCTGGACCGCTGACCCTGATTTTCCAGCGTAATTCCACTGTACCTGACCTCGTAACAGCCGGACTAGATACAGTAGCCATCCGCATGCCCGCACACCGGCTCGCACGCACCTTTATTGATGCCTGTGATGTCCCTGTGGCAGCTCCTTCTGCCAATCGATCAGGCAGACCCAGCCCTACCTCATGGCAGGATGTCTATACGGACCTCAAAGGACGCATCCCCTGCATACTGAAAGG
The DNA window shown above is from Bacteroidota bacterium and carries:
- a CDS encoding efflux RND transporter permease subunit, whose product is MHVSEFAIKRPVTTVMSFMSFIVIGIIASRLLALEYFPSIDFPGVFVQIPYPGSSPEEIEKQVTRPAEEVLATISGLKQMSSTSHENGADIFLSFDWGEETTIRALEVREKLDGIRKQWPSDLERYYTFQFSTSDMPILTLRISSERDLSGSFEMLNRKIKRKLERLDGVSQVELYGVYPKEVRIELVADRVSAHKVNLVELSSRLRASDFSLTAGKINDSNKRFMVRPMGELKSIDEVANLTINDRGLRLRDIAEVSFEEPKREEGRHLDGSYAIGMNITKESEANTVATAKRVVDEVEKLKSDPELEGVSIYYMDNSAEGIVSSLDNLLMSGLLGALFALIVLFFFLRRMSTTLIVTLAVPISIVITLGGIYFLGLSLNILSMMGLMLAVGMLVDNAVVVTESIHRHQLDDPENTVKATVRGVKEVSIAVTAGTITTGIVFLPFIVSPADDVTLFLKHVSISICIALGISLIISQTIVPLLMARLKPKPKKNKVTIVDKTVVYYDRLLAWLINRRWISVSLMLLILFSVAIPINFVNSDFFPDNEGTERQIRLFYHINGSYTIERIEEEVDKVEAYLFENKDDFEIESVYSYWRAGFASSTIMLKDGDSAEKSVQLIQEEIREDLPKMAIANPSFSWQSNNPEEGLRVILSGESSERLEELSHEVAGVLSRVDGFIDVRSEAESGEEEVQVVVDRERARQYGFSTQQIASTVSTAMRGFNLRRFRTPDGEVDMRLAFQDADQASVNNLRNLSIQRPDGDPLKLAALADFRTTRGPRSIQRENRITMMGVKIGLDGISKEDGTERLNQVLENYDLPAGYQWGFSQRRNDEENSQQLMMINILMALVLIYFVMAALFESLIHPAGIWSSIIFAIVGVYWFFLITGTTMQIMAWIGVLILIGVVVNNGIVLIDHINFLRESGLPRKQAILQAGHDRFRPIVMTAATTVLGLIPLCIGNTQIGGDGPPYFPMARAIVGGLTFSTVVTLVILPTIYILLDDLRNWSRRTIHDAKS
- a CDS encoding L-threonylcarbamoyladenylate synthase; this translates as MKETVPSTTTHLTEDPETAAAFVKRGEVVAFPTETVYGLGGAYNNPNAIASIFAAKSRPADNPLIVHIAALHQLDDLVKTIPPGANQLIEAFFPGPLTLIFQRNSTVPDLVTAGLDTVAIRMPAHRLARTFIDACDVPVAAPSANRSGRPSPTSWQDVYTDLKGRIPCILKGGLSDVGIESTVVDCTSSEPLVLRAGGITLEALQEIAPTTSLYKDKMTGPARSPGMKYRHYAPKAAVSLVEEPTYVPADQSIAYIGRTPHPFPEQLGLHLHCSDTAAYAYELFRFFRRSDRAGIQQVFCQTVTREGLGTALMDRLEKAAAR